In a genomic window of Cyanobacteria bacterium GSL.Bin1:
- a CDS encoding RelA/SpoT family protein — translation MSSTRALLYAQKTPTEYNIPLPQWLADCIEIANDPSQENEHAQLIAHAFQFAYQLHEGQYRRSGEPYIAHPVAVAGLIRDLGGGSAMIAAGFLHDIVEDTEITCEEIEEKFGEGVRHLVEGVTKLSKFNFSSKTERQAENFRRMFLAMAKDIRVIVVKLADRLHNMRTLEHLKPEKQKQIALETREIFAPLANRLGIGRFKWELEDLSFKYLEPEAFQEIRELVADRRADREARIENVIQILHQRFAQAGIEVEELKGRPKHLYGIYQKMQQQQKAFEEIYDLAGVRVILKTREDCYRALAVIHDAFKPIPGRFKDYIGLPKPNRYQSLHTTVIGTYGKPIEMQIRTLEMHHIAEYGIAAHWLYKETGGSSDFKPTAEDEKFTWLRQLLEWQNDLKDAQEYIESIRDNLFEDDVFVFTPQGDVVALSRGATPVDFAYHIHTEVGNHMKGARVNGRWTVLDAPLHNGDIVEIITSKNSHPSLDWLNFVVTPSARNRIRQWYKRSHREENIARGRSMLEKVIGKSGSDSLMKSERMQRVAERCNHQSVDDLLAAIGYGEITTNSVASKLREESLQEEELGKTEGIGHLGEEAVQSLPTTTSRQTSSPKASKSPIAGVEGLMYHRAGCCCPLPGEPIVGVVTRTKGVTIHRQDCSNVENIDSNRVIPVDWNPINGNDQGRAPTYTVDLEVEVIDRVGIFRDILARLSDQHINVSNASVKTGKGKPALISLSIEVKDHQQMQHSFNQIKQMSDVLKLRRVHQCSDS, via the coding sequence ATGTCTTCGACACGAGCTTTGCTCTACGCGCAAAAAACCCCCACCGAATATAACATACCTTTACCGCAGTGGTTAGCAGATTGCATTGAAATTGCGAATGATCCGAGTCAAGAGAATGAGCATGCCCAACTGATTGCTCATGCTTTTCAGTTTGCTTACCAACTGCATGAGGGTCAATATCGCCGTTCGGGCGAACCCTACATTGCTCATCCAGTAGCGGTTGCCGGTTTAATTCGGGACCTAGGGGGAGGTAGTGCTATGATAGCCGCTGGCTTCCTCCATGACATTGTGGAAGATACGGAAATTACCTGCGAGGAAATTGAAGAAAAATTTGGGGAAGGGGTGCGTCATCTCGTTGAAGGGGTGACTAAACTCTCTAAATTTAACTTTTCCAGTAAAACTGAACGCCAAGCAGAGAACTTCCGGCGGATGTTCTTAGCAATGGCAAAAGATATTCGGGTGATTGTGGTGAAACTCGCTGATCGACTTCATAATATGCGAACCCTAGAACACCTGAAACCGGAAAAACAGAAACAAATTGCCCTCGAAACCCGAGAAATTTTTGCTCCTCTTGCCAACCGCTTAGGAATCGGGCGTTTTAAATGGGAATTAGAAGATTTGTCCTTCAAATATCTCGAACCAGAAGCCTTTCAGGAAATTCGAGAACTGGTGGCTGATCGACGCGCAGATCGCGAAGCCCGGATCGAAAACGTGATCCAAATTCTACACCAACGCTTTGCTCAAGCCGGGATTGAAGTTGAAGAATTGAAAGGTCGTCCCAAACACCTGTATGGCATTTACCAGAAAATGCAGCAGCAGCAAAAGGCCTTTGAAGAAATTTATGATTTAGCTGGGGTGAGAGTCATTCTCAAGACGCGAGAAGATTGTTATCGCGCTCTTGCTGTGATTCATGATGCCTTTAAACCCATTCCCGGTCGCTTCAAAGACTATATTGGCTTACCGAAACCAAATCGCTATCAATCCCTCCACACCACAGTGATTGGCACTTATGGCAAGCCCATCGAAATGCAAATTCGGACCCTGGAAATGCACCACATTGCCGAATACGGGATTGCCGCCCACTGGTTATATAAAGAAACCGGGGGATCTAGCGACTTTAAGCCCACTGCCGAAGATGAAAAATTTACCTGGTTACGGCAACTTCTGGAATGGCAAAACGACCTTAAAGATGCCCAAGAATACATCGAAAGCATCCGGGATAATCTTTTTGAAGATGATGTTTTTGTCTTTACCCCCCAAGGGGATGTGGTCGCCCTTTCCCGTGGGGCGACGCCTGTTGATTTTGCTTACCATATCCACACCGAAGTGGGAAACCACATGAAAGGGGCGCGGGTGAATGGACGGTGGACCGTTTTAGATGCACCGTTACACAATGGCGATATTGTTGAGATTATCACCAGCAAAAATAGCCATCCCAGTTTAGATTGGCTGAATTTTGTGGTTACGCCCAGTGCCCGAAACCGCATTCGCCAATGGTATAAACGCTCCCATCGGGAAGAAAATATTGCTCGCGGACGCAGTATGTTGGAGAAAGTGATCGGGAAATCCGGTTCGGACTCCTTAATGAAATCCGAGCGAATGCAGCGGGTTGCAGAACGATGTAATCATCAAAGTGTGGACGACTTACTTGCTGCCATTGGCTATGGTGAAATCACAACCAATTCAGTTGCCAGCAAGCTACGAGAAGAATCGTTACAGGAAGAAGAATTAGGGAAAACTGAAGGGATTGGTCATTTAGGAGAAGAAGCAGTTCAAAGCCTACCGACAACTACTTCTCGTCAAACGTCTTCGCCCAAAGCCAGTAAGTCGCCGATTGCTGGTGTAGAAGGCTTAATGTATCATCGCGCCGGCTGTTGTTGTCCGCTACCTGGAGAACCGATTGTCGGTGTCGTAACCCGTACTAAGGGCGTAACGATTCACCGCCAAGATTGCTCAAATGTGGAAAACATAGATAGCAATCGTGTCATTCCAGTTGATTGGAATCCCATTAATGGCAATGATCAGGGTCGTGCTCCCACTTATACGGTAGATTTAGAAGTAGAAGTGATTGATCGCGTTGGGATTTTCCGAGATATTCTGGCTCGCTTGAGCGATCAACATATCAATGTTAGTAATGCCAGTGTGAAAACGGGTAAAGGCAAACCTGCCTTAATTAGCCTTTCCATTGAAGTGAAGGATCATCAGCAAATGCAACACTCCTTTAATCAAATTAAGCAGATGAGTGATGTGCTCAAGCTACGGCGCGTTCATCAGTGCAGTGATTCTTGA
- the groL gene encoding chaperonin GroEL codes for MAKSIIYNEQARRALERGIDLLAESVAVTLGPKGRNVVLEKKFGAPQIINDGVTIAKEIELEDHVENTGVSLIRQAASKTNDAAGDGTTTSIILAHALVKEGLRNVAAGANAISLKRGIDKAVAFLVEKIKEHATDISDPKAIAQVGTISAGNDPEVGEMIAQAMEKVGKEGVISLEEGKSMTTELEITEGMRFDKGYISPYFATDTERMEAVLDDPYILLTDKKITVVQDIVPVLEQVSRSGKPLLIIAEDIEKEALATLVVNRLRGVLNVAAVKAPGFGDRRKQMLEDIAVLTGGRVITEDAGLKLENTTQDMLGTARRITITKDNTTVVAEGNEEAVKTRCEQIRRQIEETESSYDKEKLQERLGKLSGGVAVIKVGAATETEMKDRKLRLEDAINATKAAVEEGIVPGGGTTLAHLAPDLEKWAKDNLTGEALTGAMIVMRTLTAPLKRIAENAGANGAVIAERVKEKDFNVGYNAADDTFTDLLEAGIVDPAKVTRSALQNAASIASMVLTTECIVADKPEKEKAGAGAGADDFDY; via the coding sequence ATGGCTAAATCCATCATTTATAACGAGCAAGCCCGTCGCGCTTTGGAACGTGGTATTGACCTCCTCGCTGAATCTGTTGCTGTCACCCTCGGACCTAAAGGACGTAACGTGGTTCTCGAGAAGAAATTTGGCGCACCGCAAATTATCAACGACGGTGTAACGATTGCCAAAGAAATCGAACTGGAAGACCATGTTGAAAATACGGGTGTCTCTTTAATTCGCCAAGCGGCATCCAAAACCAACGATGCTGCGGGTGACGGAACCACTACCTCAATCATCCTTGCCCATGCTTTAGTCAAAGAGGGGTTAAGAAACGTTGCTGCTGGTGCCAACGCGATTTCTCTCAAACGCGGTATTGATAAAGCCGTAGCCTTCTTAGTGGAAAAAATTAAAGAACACGCCACTGATATCAGTGATCCGAAGGCGATCGCGCAAGTGGGAACCATCTCGGCTGGTAACGACCCAGAAGTCGGTGAGATGATTGCCCAAGCGATGGAAAAAGTGGGCAAAGAAGGGGTCATCTCCCTCGAAGAAGGGAAATCCATGACCACCGAATTGGAAATCACAGAAGGGATGCGCTTTGATAAAGGCTATATCTCTCCTTATTTCGCCACTGATACTGAGCGGATGGAAGCCGTTTTAGACGATCCTTATATCCTGCTCACCGATAAGAAAATTACCGTTGTTCAAGACATTGTTCCCGTTTTAGAACAGGTTTCTCGTTCCGGTAAGCCCTTACTGATCATCGCTGAAGATATCGAGAAAGAAGCGCTTGCCACATTAGTGGTGAACCGTCTCCGTGGTGTCTTAAACGTTGCTGCTGTCAAAGCGCCCGGATTCGGCGATCGCCGTAAGCAAATGTTAGAAGACATTGCCGTCTTAACCGGTGGTCGAGTCATTACCGAAGATGCAGGCTTGAAACTGGAAAACACCACCCAAGATATGCTCGGAACCGCTCGTCGGATCACGATTACCAAAGACAACACCACAGTTGTCGCTGAAGGGAACGAAGAAGCGGTTAAAACCCGTTGTGAGCAGATTCGTCGTCAAATTGAAGAAACTGAATCCAGCTACGACAAAGAGAAGTTACAAGAGCGTCTGGGTAAACTCTCTGGCGGTGTTGCTGTGATCAAAGTGGGAGCAGCCACCGAAACGGAAATGAAAGATCGTAAGCTGCGCTTAGAAGATGCGATCAACGCCACCAAAGCGGCGGTGGAAGAAGGAATTGTTCCCGGTGGCGGTACCACTTTAGCCCACCTTGCTCCAGACTTAGAAAAATGGGCCAAAGACAATCTGACGGGTGAGGCTCTCACCGGTGCCATGATTGTCATGCGCACCTTAACGGCTCCGCTCAAACGCATTGCGGAAAATGCCGGAGCTAATGGTGCAGTGATTGCTGAACGGGTGAAAGAAAAAGACTTTAACGTCGGCTACAACGCTGCTGATGATACCTTCACTGACTTGTTAGAAGCAGGAATTGTTGACCCGGCAAAAGTCACTCGTTCTGCCCTGCAAAACGCTGCCTCAATCGCATCGATGGTTCTCACCACTGAGTGCATTGTTGCTGATAAACCTGAGAAAGAAAAAGCAGGTGCTGGCGCTGGTGCTGATGATTTTGATTACTAA
- a CDS encoding co-chaperone GroES → MATVSLSVSTVKPLADRVFVKISPQEEKTAGGILLPDTAKEKPQVGEVVQVGPGKRNDDGSRTEPEVKVGDKVLYSKYAGTDIKLSNEDYVLLKESDILAIVN, encoded by the coding sequence ATGGCAACTGTATCCCTTAGTGTTTCTACTGTCAAACCCCTTGCAGACCGCGTCTTTGTCAAAATTAGTCCGCAAGAAGAAAAAACGGCCGGCGGTATTCTTCTCCCTGATACCGCAAAAGAAAAGCCTCAAGTTGGAGAAGTTGTGCAGGTCGGTCCTGGCAAACGCAACGATGACGGTAGTCGTACTGAACCGGAAGTCAAAGTTGGAGACAAAGTTCTCTATTCCAAGTATGCAGGAACCGATATCAAACTCAGTAATGAAGATTACGTTCTCCTGAAAGAAAGCGACATTCTCGCCATTGTTAACTAA
- a CDS encoding ferredoxin: MEETANVNKECLETLQTTVERLGLQKIQRHLFLCADQTKPKCCSREEGLATWNYLKQRLQELGLDDPKADSSCLVFRTKANCLRVCCSGPILLIYPDGIWYHRVTPSAIERIIQEHLLKNQVVEDHLFFNHALPTPN, translated from the coding sequence ATGGAAGAAACAGCAAATGTGAATAAGGAGTGTCTAGAAACGCTACAAACAACAGTGGAGCGTTTAGGACTGCAAAAAATTCAACGGCATCTTTTCTTATGTGCCGACCAAACGAAGCCGAAGTGTTGTTCTCGTGAAGAGGGGTTAGCTACTTGGAATTACTTGAAGCAACGGTTACAAGAACTGGGATTAGATGATCCCAAGGCGGATTCATCTTGTTTGGTCTTTCGGACTAAAGCAAATTGCCTACGGGTGTGTTGTTCGGGACCGATTTTGTTAATTTACCCGGATGGGATCTGGTATCATCGCGTAACTCCCAGCGCGATCGAGCGGATCATTCAAGAACATTTACTGAAAAATCAAGTGGTGGAAGACCATTTGTTTTTCAATCATGCCTTACCAACACCGAATTAA
- a CDS encoding response regulator, producing MKQVQMKDNHVDDETKQLLLIDDDPNLILLVQDYLEFQGYQVLTADNGKDALAILEHETPDLIICDIMMPEMDGYELVEQIRQDDRISWIPVLFLSAKGQTTDRVKGLNTGADVYLVKPFEPEELVAQVESSLKQAQRLMEKSGGGINGSQGEQIQVPADVTLTRTETKVVQFVAQGLANREIAEKLNVSQRTVESHVSNMLNKTRLHNRTELARWAIQNRLAY from the coding sequence ATGAAACAAGTACAAATGAAAGATAACCACGTAGATGACGAAACCAAGCAGCTACTCCTCATTGACGATGATCCCAATTTAATCCTTTTAGTACAAGACTATCTGGAATTTCAAGGATATCAAGTGCTCACTGCAGATAATGGAAAAGATGCTCTTGCTATCTTAGAACATGAGACTCCGGATCTCATTATTTGTGATATTATGATGCCTGAGATGGATGGGTATGAATTGGTAGAACAAATTCGCCAAGATGATCGGATTAGCTGGATTCCAGTTCTCTTTTTATCAGCAAAAGGACAAACCACAGACCGGGTCAAGGGTTTAAATACAGGTGCGGATGTTTATTTAGTTAAGCCGTTTGAACCAGAAGAATTAGTCGCTCAGGTGGAATCTTCCCTCAAGCAAGCGCAACGTCTCATGGAGAAAAGTGGCGGGGGGATTAATGGGAGTCAGGGGGAACAAATTCAAGTCCCGGCAGATGTTACTCTCACCCGTACTGAAACGAAAGTTGTCCAGTTTGTTGCCCAAGGATTAGCGAATCGAGAAATTGCAGAAAAGCTCAATGTGAGCCAACGCACGGTTGAGTCTCATGTCTCTAATATGTTGAATAAAACCCGACTTCATAATCGCACTGAACTCGCACGCTGGGCCATTCAAAATCGCTTAGCGTATTAG
- a CDS encoding O-antigen ligase domain-containing protein, which produces MLFSERCPQLWYWGQIFFLILPLLPTWGSLGLLAIALLAIKQAPRELLKRGLTWGLLALSFWLLLTAAAAEHPTEAWLGVANFIPFFIVFLGFNLLLETPRQLRRLAELAVISAVVVAVLGIGQVRFGWHTSDALQPFLGWVLMPGGHPSGRLASVFMYTNIAGAYLLVMLTLTIGLWVEVYRWRRQQVWRWFGLTGAIIFIAIALFLTASRNAWALALFVIIVYVIYLRWYWLLAMGGVILSAVLGAAFAPSPLDQGLRQVVPRSIWARLNDQMYDRPLATLRTTQWQFTWDLIQDRPLLGWGLRNFTPLYQEQMGIWLGHPHNFPLMLIAEIGIPGGLLLFALIGSIITRANILLSIWHKLTPTPGAEQWQKDQLIFLTFIIAFCALSLFNLLDITLFDLRLNLFAWLLLAGIDGISHHYRQLRWGVKLIR; this is translated from the coding sequence ATGCTTTTTTCTGAACGTTGCCCCCAGTTATGGTATTGGGGACAAATCTTTTTTTTAATCTTGCCCTTACTCCCGACTTGGGGCTCACTTGGGCTGCTCGCGATCGCGCTCCTTGCGATCAAACAAGCCCCTCGAGAACTACTGAAACGGGGGTTGACTTGGGGATTACTCGCCCTATCATTTTGGCTATTGTTAACTGCTGCCGCAGCAGAACATCCCACAGAAGCCTGGTTAGGAGTTGCCAATTTTATCCCTTTTTTTATTGTCTTTCTCGGCTTTAATCTGCTCTTAGAAACACCTCGTCAGTTACGACGATTAGCCGAATTAGCGGTCATCAGTGCGGTTGTCGTTGCCGTTTTAGGGATTGGACAAGTGAGGTTCGGTTGGCACACCTCAGATGCCCTACAACCTTTTTTGGGATGGGTATTAATGCCGGGAGGACATCCCTCGGGTCGCTTAGCCTCTGTATTTATGTATACCAATATTGCCGGGGCTTATTTATTAGTCATGCTAACTTTGACCATCGGGTTATGGGTTGAGGTCTATCGCTGGCGACGACAACAGGTGTGGCGCTGGTTCGGATTAACCGGCGCCATAATCTTCATCGCGATCGCGCTTTTTCTGACCGCTTCTCGCAACGCTTGGGCACTTGCCTTGTTCGTGATAATCGTTTATGTCATTTACTTGCGATGGTACTGGCTACTAGCAATGGGAGGTGTAATCCTCAGTGCCGTGCTGGGCGCAGCTTTTGCTCCTTCTCCCCTTGATCAAGGGTTACGGCAAGTGGTGCCGCGTTCGATTTGGGCTCGTCTTAACGATCAAATGTATGATCGCCCGCTTGCGACCCTCCGCACTACCCAATGGCAGTTTACCTGGGACTTAATTCAAGATCGTCCTTTACTAGGCTGGGGATTACGCAATTTTACTCCTCTTTATCAAGAACAAATGGGAATTTGGCTGGGACATCCTCATAACTTCCCCTTAATGTTGATTGCAGAAATCGGCATTCCGGGGGGGTTATTGTTGTTTGCCTTAATTGGCAGTATCATTACTCGTGCCAATATCCTACTGAGCATTTGGCATAAGCTTACCCCCACTCCCGGTGCTGAGCAATGGCAAAAAGACCAGCTTATTTTCTTGACCTTCATTATTGCCTTTTGCGCCCTTAGCCTTTTTAATTTACTCGATATTACCCTCTTCGATCTCCGCTTGAATCTTTTCGCATGGCTCCTCTTGGCTGGAATTGACGGCATCAGCCATCATTATCGTCAGTTACGATGGGGAGTCAAACTAATACGCTAA
- a CDS encoding insulinase family protein → MKAIKWFGIGICVALFVVLGNSNLFAKAATTEAKHYTELEFSAPPEVTLPEYETYQLENGLKIYLIEDHEFPLVRGTALFRTGSRFEPADQVGLASLTGTVMRSGGTQQHPADELNQILEQRAASIETGINTTSGSANFDCLTKDLATVFNLFAEVIKTPAFAEDKVALAKQQAKGEISRRNDDPGDIADREFQKLIYGESSPYARTKEYATLANIARSDLVDFYESYIRPEAMLLGIVGDFDAAAMRDRVAKAFANWQVSTPKPNYDVPPAEQAKTEGIYMVEQPQLSQSYVELGHLGGTLDNPDYPALRVLNGSLNGFGGTLMNDVRSREGLAYSVYGVWSARYDYPGYFIAGGQTRSEATVPFIQSVMDEIQKVRETPLSDSQLQYAKESILNSFIFNFEQPSQTLSRLMRYDYYGYPADFIFQFQEGVKQTTKEDVQRVANTYLQPEKMVKLVVGNSDGITPNLSQLDEDVTTVDISIPQPISKKQLLPTPEKID, encoded by the coding sequence ATGAAGGCGATTAAATGGTTCGGGATTGGAATTTGTGTGGCTTTATTTGTGGTTTTAGGCAATAGCAATTTATTTGCTAAAGCAGCAACTACAGAAGCTAAGCACTACACTGAATTAGAATTTTCTGCTCCCCCAGAAGTGACCCTTCCTGAGTACGAAACGTATCAGTTGGAGAACGGTTTAAAGATTTATTTAATTGAAGATCATGAATTCCCTTTGGTTAGGGGAACGGCATTGTTTCGTACCGGATCGCGCTTTGAACCTGCCGATCAAGTTGGACTGGCTTCCCTAACGGGAACTGTGATGCGCAGTGGGGGAACCCAACAGCATCCAGCGGATGAATTAAACCAAATTTTAGAACAACGAGCGGCTTCCATTGAAACGGGAATCAATACGACTTCTGGAAGTGCTAATTTTGACTGTCTAACGAAAGACTTAGCTACAGTTTTTAACTTATTTGCAGAAGTGATTAAGACACCTGCCTTTGCCGAAGATAAAGTTGCTTTAGCCAAACAGCAGGCAAAAGGGGAAATTTCTCGCCGGAATGATGACCCAGGAGATATTGCCGATCGCGAGTTTCAAAAGTTAATTTATGGGGAAAGCAGTCCCTATGCCAGAACCAAAGAATACGCCACCTTAGCTAATATTGCACGGTCAGATCTGGTTGATTTTTATGAAAGTTATATCCGCCCGGAAGCAATGTTATTAGGCATTGTGGGTGATTTTGATGCGGCAGCGATGCGCGATCGCGTTGCAAAAGCCTTTGCAAATTGGCAAGTTTCAACGCCAAAACCCAACTATGATGTTCCCCCTGCTGAACAAGCCAAAACAGAAGGCATCTATATGGTTGAACAACCGCAACTGAGCCAATCTTATGTGGAATTAGGGCACCTGGGCGGGACCCTCGATAACCCGGATTATCCGGCTTTAAGAGTCTTAAATGGCTCGCTCAATGGCTTTGGCGGCACCTTAATGAATGATGTGCGATCGCGCGAAGGTTTAGCTTATTCAGTTTATGGGGTATGGAGTGCCCGTTACGATTATCCTGGCTATTTTATTGCCGGCGGACAAACCCGTTCTGAGGCGACGGTTCCCTTTATCCAATCCGTAATGGATGAAATTCAAAAAGTGAGAGAAACCCCACTTTCTGATTCTCAGTTGCAATACGCCAAAGAATCCATTCTCAACTCCTTCATCTTCAATTTTGAACAGCCTTCCCAAACCCTTTCGCGGTTGATGCGCTATGACTATTATGGCTATCCGGCAGACTTTATTTTCCAATTTCAAGAGGGGGTTAAACAAACCACTAAAGAAGATGTCCAACGGGTAGCCAACACTTACTTACAACCGGAAAAAATGGTGAAGCTAGTCGTTGGCAATTCCGACGGAATTACACCCAATCTCAGTCAGTTAGACGAAGACGTAACCACCGTTGATATCTCGATTCCCCAACCGATCTCAAAAAAACAACTGTTACCGACCCCAGAAAAGATCGATTAA
- a CDS encoding insulinase family protein, which produces MLRLIITISCLFLFWGSPMIPSAQAENQSSQIQPYLERVKDRITEYELDNGMKFIILPEEEAPVISFVTYADVGGANEEEGKTGAAHFLEHLAFKGTSEIGTKNYQQEKVLIERLDQVHQQLEAAQEKKNQEQVQELQTKFQKLQSEAAEYVEQNEYGKIVQAEGGVGLNAATSADYTVYFYSFPANKLELWMSLESERFLDPVFREFYKEQQVILEERRLRTDNSPVGKMIEEFLGAAFTTHPYQRPVIGYEEDIRNLTRDDIRNFFETYYVPEKLTVAMVGDVDPEAVKALADTYFGRFSPQPEPPQVTAVEPPQSETREVNLTLNSQPWYFEGYHRPAITDDDHVVYEVISRLLSDGRTSRLYQSLVQDQQVALSARGLSSFPGDKFPNLVLFYALTAPNHSLEEVSAALTLEIEKLKTEPVSETELERVKTQMQASLLRSLDSNKGMARRLAEYEAKTGSWENLFTELEAISAVTADDIQRVAKTTFTEDNRTIGRIIAQE; this is translated from the coding sequence GTGTTACGACTCATCATTACTATTAGCTGTCTCTTCCTATTTTGGGGTAGCCCAATGATTCCCTCTGCACAAGCAGAGAATCAGTCATCGCAGATTCAACCTTATCTGGAACGGGTTAAGGACCGTATTACAGAATATGAACTGGATAATGGGATGAAATTTATCATTCTTCCTGAAGAAGAAGCCCCGGTCATTTCCTTTGTCACGTATGCTGATGTGGGTGGCGCTAATGAAGAAGAAGGAAAAACGGGTGCCGCTCACTTTTTAGAACACCTTGCCTTTAAAGGAACCAGCGAAATTGGTACGAAAAACTACCAGCAAGAAAAAGTTTTAATTGAGCGTTTAGACCAAGTGCATCAACAATTGGAAGCTGCCCAAGAAAAGAAGAATCAAGAACAGGTTCAAGAACTACAAACCAAGTTTCAAAAATTGCAATCAGAAGCGGCTGAATATGTTGAGCAAAATGAGTATGGAAAAATTGTTCAAGCTGAAGGGGGTGTGGGCTTAAATGCTGCTACATCCGCTGATTATACCGTTTATTTTTATAGTTTTCCGGCGAATAAACTCGAACTTTGGATGTCTCTTGAATCGGAACGTTTTTTAGATCCGGTATTTCGAGAATTTTATAAAGAACAACAAGTCATTCTCGAAGAAAGACGACTGCGAACTGATAATTCCCCTGTGGGAAAAATGATTGAAGAATTTTTAGGCGCTGCGTTTACAACGCATCCCTACCAACGTCCGGTCATTGGTTACGAAGAAGATATTCGTAATCTCACTCGGGATGATATTCGTAATTTTTTTGAAACCTATTATGTTCCGGAAAAGTTAACAGTTGCGATGGTTGGCGATGTTGATCCAGAAGCAGTCAAAGCATTAGCTGATACTTATTTCGGTCGTTTTTCACCGCAGCCCGAACCCCCACAAGTAACAGCAGTCGAACCGCCGCAAAGTGAAACTCGGGAAGTGAATTTAACCCTTAATTCTCAACCTTGGTATTTTGAAGGGTATCATCGTCCAGCTATTACCGATGATGATCATGTGGTTTATGAAGTGATTTCTCGCTTACTCAGTGATGGTCGAACCTCGCGGTTATACCAATCACTTGTGCAAGATCAACAAGTTGCCTTATCCGCAAGAGGATTAAGTAGTTTTCCCGGAGATAAGTTTCCAAATTTGGTTCTATTTTATGCCTTAACGGCACCGAATCATAGCTTGGAAGAAGTTTCTGCAGCCCTAACTTTAGAAATTGAAAAATTAAAAACAGAGCCCGTTTCTGAAACAGAATTAGAACGTGTGAAAACGCAAATGCAAGCCAGTTTGCTACGCAGTTTAGACTCGAATAAAGGGATGGCACGACGCTTGGCTGAATATGAAGCAAAAACTGGCAGTTGGGAAAATTTATTTACAGAATTAGAAGCAATTAGTGCTGTCACTGCCGATGATATCCAGCGCGTGGCAAAAACGACGTTTACCGAAGATAATCGCACCATTGGACGAATTATTGCACAAGAATAA
- a CDS encoding TetR family transcriptional regulator gives MQVFRPQAASSAQKSPSEASVRDRVLKTAQRLFANRGYDATTTKELAAEAGIAEGTLFRHFENKKAILVEVATQGWIEILTDLLTELSEMGSYKAVAQVMRRRMFRLHENGELLRVCFFEAQFHPELRERIQSEVISKMTDVTEAFFETAMERGIYRRMNPRVVAQVFLGMFTIAGFSNDTIVESDAPPHAMKEMAEGIADIFLNGVLAKSEPENSDS, from the coding sequence ATGCAAGTGTTCCGTCCCCAAGCTGCCTCCTCTGCTCAAAAATCGCCCTCTGAAGCCAGTGTGCGCGATCGCGTTCTCAAAACAGCGCAGCGTCTCTTTGCGAACCGTGGCTATGATGCAACCACGACTAAAGAATTAGCAGCGGAAGCTGGAATTGCTGAAGGAACACTGTTTCGACATTTTGAGAACAAAAAGGCAATCTTAGTGGAAGTCGCCACTCAAGGCTGGATTGAAATTTTAACCGATCTCCTCACCGAGTTAAGTGAAATGGGAAGCTATAAAGCGGTTGCCCAAGTGATGAGACGACGGATGTTTCGACTGCATGAAAATGGGGAATTATTAAGGGTTTGTTTCTTTGAAGCCCAATTTCATCCAGAACTGAGGGAACGTATCCAGTCGGAAGTAATTTCCAAAATGACAGATGTGACAGAAGCCTTCTTTGAAACGGCTATGGAACGAGGGATTTATCGTCGGATGAACCCGAGAGTAGTAGCACAAGTCTTTTTAGGAATGTTTACCATTGCTGGATTTTCTAACGATACCATTGTCGAATCCGATGCACCGCCTCACGCGATGAAAGAGATGGCAGAAGGGATTGCTGATATCTTTCTTAACGGTGTGTTAGCAAAGTCAGAACCTGAAAACTCAGACAGTTAA